The Kiritimatiellales bacterium genome window below encodes:
- a CDS encoding PEP-CTERM sorting domain-containing protein (PEP-CTERM proteins occur, often in large numbers, in the proteomes of bacteria that also encode an exosortase, a predicted intramembrane cysteine proteinase. The presence of a PEP-CTERM domain at a protein's C-terminus predicts cleavage within the sorting domain, followed by covalent anchoring to some some component of the (usually Gram-negative) cell surface. Many PEP-CTERM proteins exhibit an unusual sequence composition that includes large numbers of potential glycosylation sites. Expression of one such protein has been shown restore the ability of a bacterium to form floc, a type of biofilm.): MRKIITAFIAGALLAAGVFAETTTWIGSPSHTLHSENRWSNGFPASGKTGIINSDAMAGSGTDTTGWTVIQSNGTVTISSNPLQLKGGVKWTMYGGMLNSAANHINVRDAGSELYMYDGALYGGRSLQVYDGGTFVQNGGNLTFVEHAYVYAGGTITVSNGTAQLNTQDGALGFNIYGAGALVTFAGGNWTVNGELRLTNSTANAASLRFDLGDGSLTADSLNITHVGYIDFVNHSDGSLTITGGADFEDLWSSGKIRVDGENNGAFDDHFQVIDGKTLLLIPEPGTISIFLISGMTLMIYRRHRTR; the protein is encoded by the coding sequence ATGAGGAAAATTATCACAGCATTCATCGCGGGAGCATTGCTCGCCGCCGGAGTGTTTGCAGAAACAACAACCTGGATCGGCAGTCCGAGCCACACACTGCATAGCGAAAATCGGTGGTCTAACGGGTTTCCGGCCAGCGGAAAAACAGGCATCATTAACAGCGATGCCATGGCTGGTTCCGGCACCGACACGACGGGGTGGACCGTTATTCAATCCAATGGAACAGTCACGATCTCTTCAAATCCTTTACAACTAAAAGGAGGCGTCAAATGGACGATGTATGGCGGCATGCTGAATAGTGCAGCTAATCATATCAACGTCAGAGACGCCGGGTCTGAGTTATATATGTACGACGGAGCACTGTATGGTGGTAGATCACTTCAAGTATACGACGGAGGAACCTTTGTACAAAATGGCGGAAATTTAACGTTTGTGGAGCATGCATACGTTTATGCTGGAGGTACGATAACAGTTTCAAACGGAACGGCTCAACTTAATACTCAGGACGGGGCTCTTGGCTTTAATATTTATGGAGCCGGCGCGCTGGTCACATTTGCCGGCGGGAACTGGACAGTTAACGGTGAACTGCGCTTAACAAATTCGACAGCAAATGCGGCAAGTCTGCGTTTTGATCTCGGCGACGGATCGCTTACGGCAGACTCCCTGAATATTACTCATGTTGGTTACATTGATTTTGTCAACCACTCCGATGGCAGCCTTACAATAACCGGCGGCGCAGACTTTGAAGATCTGTGGAGTTCAGGTAAAATCAGGGTTGACGGTGAAAATAATGGCGCTTTTGATGATCATTTCCAGGTGATCGACGGAAAAACGCTGTTGCTCATTCCTGAACCGGGAACGATTTCAATATTCCTGATCTCAGGGATGACACTGATGATCTATCGCCGGCACCGTACGCGGTAA
- the rplS gene encoding 50S ribosomal protein L19, producing the protein MNPAVVKISKEQCTQEIPDFAIGDTVNVHVKIKEGAKERIQQYSGVIIARNGSGAAESITVRRVAFGEGIERVFPLQSPSVAQIDVIRRGKVRRAKLYYLRNLAGKKARIKERRV; encoded by the coding sequence ATGAATCCTGCAGTGGTAAAAATCAGCAAGGAACAGTGCACACAAGAGATCCCGGATTTCGCAATCGGTGATACAGTGAATGTGCATGTGAAAATTAAAGAAGGCGCGAAAGAGCGCATTCAGCAGTACAGCGGCGTTATCATCGCCCGCAACGGCTCCGGCGCAGCTGAATCCATTACCGTCCGCCGGGTGGCGTTTGGCGAAGGTATCGAGCGTGTATTTCCGCTGCAGAGTCCGAGCGTGGCTCAGATTGATGTTATCCGCCGTGGAAAAGTCCGCCGCGCAAAACTTTATTACCTGCGCAATCTTGCCGGTAAAAAAGCCCGGATTAAAGAACGCCGCGTTTAA
- a CDS encoding ribonuclease HII, with product MDMLHYEKEAWKSGLFFVAGIDEAGRGPLAGPVVAAAVAFDREPLESGGAEQFAGLTDSKTLTEKRRNVFFEKLQICSFAHIGCAIISAEIIDDMNILQATWRGMAAAVAKIIPAPQLALVDGNPVRGLPCKSKSIVKGDAQSLSISAASIIAKVTRDRIMLELDAQFPEYGFARHKGYGTADHLAALYKYGPAPCHRKTFRPVADLNQQDFGF from the coding sequence ATGGATATGCTCCATTACGAAAAAGAGGCCTGGAAGTCCGGCCTCTTTTTTGTTGCCGGAATTGACGAAGCGGGACGCGGTCCCCTCGCCGGTCCGGTGGTCGCCGCCGCTGTCGCGTTCGACCGCGAACCGCTGGAATCCGGCGGTGCAGAACAGTTTGCCGGATTAACCGACTCCAAAACGCTGACTGAGAAACGCCGCAATGTTTTTTTTGAGAAGTTACAGATCTGTTCTTTTGCGCACATCGGCTGCGCCATCATCAGCGCAGAAATCATCGACGACATGAACATTCTGCAAGCCACCTGGCGCGGCATGGCCGCAGCCGTGGCAAAAATCATTCCGGCGCCGCAATTGGCATTGGTCGACGGAAATCCGGTGCGCGGGCTGCCGTGCAAATCCAAGAGTATTGTCAAAGGCGACGCCCAAAGCCTTTCCATCTCCGCTGCCAGTATCATCGCCAAAGTCACACGCGACCGCATCATGCTCGAACTCGATGCACAATTCCCGGAATATGGTTTTGCCAGACATAAAGGCTACGGCACCGCCGACCATCTCGCCGCTCTTTACAAATACGGCCCGGCCCCCTGCCACCGCAAAACTTTTCGTCCGGTTGCTGATTTAAATCAGCAGGACTTCGGGTTCTGA
- the trmD gene encoding tRNA (guanosine(37)-N1)-methyltransferase TrmD: MITLFPEMLAGFLGQSMMKRAAQHGHVAFNCINLRDFAGDKHRTTDEPPFGGGPGMVLKPEPLFRAVESVKTEASRVILMCPQGAPFKQKRAQELSGAEHLIFICGHYEGVDERVREALVDEEISIGDYVLTNGVLPAAVVIDAVVRLIPGVLGGDGAAESESFTGLLLEYPQYTRPAEFRGMAVPDELLSGNHALIAEWRRKKSAERTAARRPDLFD; encoded by the coding sequence GTGATAACCTTATTTCCGGAAATGCTCGCCGGATTCCTTGGACAGAGCATGATGAAACGCGCCGCACAGCACGGGCATGTTGCATTTAACTGCATTAACCTGCGCGATTTTGCCGGCGATAAACACCGCACCACCGACGAACCGCCGTTCGGCGGCGGCCCCGGCATGGTGCTAAAACCCGAGCCGTTGTTCCGCGCCGTCGAATCTGTAAAAACTGAAGCCTCGCGCGTCATTCTCATGTGTCCTCAAGGCGCACCGTTTAAGCAAAAACGCGCGCAGGAACTTTCCGGCGCGGAGCATCTGATTTTTATTTGCGGACATTATGAAGGCGTCGACGAACGCGTCCGCGAAGCATTGGTCGACGAAGAGATTTCAATCGGCGACTACGTTCTGACCAACGGCGTGCTGCCGGCGGCGGTTGTCATCGACGCCGTCGTCCGGCTCATCCCCGGTGTACTCGGCGGTGACGGCGCCGCTGAATCCGAATCATTCACCGGACTGCTGCTCGAATATCCGCAATACACGCGCCCGGCCGAATTTCGCGGCATGGCTGTGCCGGACGAACTGCTTTCCGGCAATCACGCGCTCATCGCCGAATGGCGCCGGAAAAAATCCGCCGAACGCACCGCCGCCCGCCGCCCCGATCTGTTTGACTGA
- a CDS encoding exosortase system-associated protein, TIGR04073 family, with translation MRYMLVFLMALAAAGIFADEVVAGRELSHAEGLVQDMSSKLNRGIVNILTGWCEIPRQMMITGKEKSGWLVIPVGIPAGAIMTVVRTATGVFETGLFFVPIDDSYGPILDPGYVWQKSKEQKRRAEKQ, from the coding sequence ATGCGTTACATGCTGGTTTTTTTAATGGCGCTTGCCGCCGCCGGAATTTTTGCCGATGAAGTGGTTGCGGGCCGCGAACTGTCACATGCGGAAGGTTTGGTGCAGGATATGTCGAGCAAGCTGAATCGCGGTATCGTGAATATTTTAACCGGCTGGTGTGAAATTCCGCGTCAGATGATGATTACCGGCAAAGAAAAAAGCGGCTGGCTGGTGATTCCGGTGGGAATTCCGGCCGGCGCAATTATGACGGTGGTGCGCACCGCGACCGGCGTGTTTGAAACCGGACTTTTCTTTGTGCCGATCGATGACAGCTACGGTCCGATCCTTGATCCCGGATATGTCTGGCAAAAAAGCAAAGAACAAAAACGCCGGGCGGAAAAGCAGTGA
- the surE gene encoding 5'/3'-nucleotidase SurE, with product MRILLCNDDGIFAPGIATLHEAVKGFGEVYVVAPDVERSAAGHAITIADPIKCAPVERHGEFFGYGIGGTPADCIKLAVRAILRDTPPDIVLSGVNLGSNTGISVIYSGTVSAATESVILGIPAVAFSLCNYMNPNWETGRRVAGEITKKMLENPLPPGVLLNVNIPSIPYEELRGIKITRMGRSRFIEKFHERLDPRGRIYYWLDGELEVQDAGDDVDIHAVSDGFVSITPIQLDMTAYADFGAVRKIFSQ from the coding sequence GTGAGAATTCTTCTTTGTAATGACGATGGAATTTTTGCACCGGGAATTGCCACATTACACGAGGCAGTTAAGGGTTTTGGTGAGGTGTATGTGGTTGCGCCGGATGTAGAACGCAGTGCCGCCGGCCATGCGATTACGATTGCCGATCCGATTAAGTGTGCGCCGGTGGAGCGGCATGGGGAATTTTTCGGTTACGGAATCGGCGGAACGCCGGCGGATTGCATTAAACTGGCGGTGCGTGCGATTCTGCGCGATACGCCGCCGGACATTGTGCTGAGCGGTGTAAATCTAGGATCAAATACCGGCATCAGCGTGATTTATTCAGGAACGGTTTCGGCGGCGACGGAGAGTGTAATTCTGGGAATTCCGGCAGTGGCGTTTTCGCTGTGCAATTATATGAATCCGAACTGGGAAACCGGCCGGCGCGTGGCCGGTGAAATTACAAAAAAGATGCTGGAAAATCCGCTGCCGCCGGGCGTGCTGCTGAATGTGAATATTCCGAGCATTCCGTATGAAGAGCTGCGCGGAATAAAAATTACGCGCATGGGACGGTCGCGCTTTATTGAGAAGTTTCATGAGCGGCTCGATCCGCGCGGCAGAATTTATTACTGGCTCGACGGTGAACTGGAAGTGCAGGACGCCGGCGACGATGTGGATATTCATGCCGTGAGTGACGGCTTTGTTTCGATTACGCCGATTCAGCTGGATATGACGGCGTATGCCGATTTCGGTGCAGTGAGAAAAATCTTTTCACAATAA